The following are encoded in a window of Limibacter armeniacum genomic DNA:
- the gltX gene encoding glutamate--tRNA ligase, producing the protein MMDKVRVRFAPSPTGPLHIGGVRTALFNYLFAKHHGGDFLLRIEDTDRTRFVPGAEEYIKESLEWAGIFTDESPWNPGECGPYRQSERKDIYMQYAQRLIDEGNAYYAFDTSEELEEMRERLKAANVANQQYNSITRMQMKNSLTLSEEEVKERIASGEPYVIRLKVPRKEEIRLNDMVRGWVMVHAHTIDDKILMKSDGMPTYHLANVVDDHLMKITHVIRGEEWLPSAPLHVLLYRFLGWEDTMPQFAHLPLLLKPDGNGKLSKRDGDRLGFSVFPLEWTDPTTGDKSSGYKQDGFLPDAFINFLAFLGWAPGTTEEIFSMDELIERFTIERVGKAGTKFDFDKAKWYNQQYLKEKDDNELAQYLLEDLKAEGIECSQEKAAKVANQLKERVTFPNEFWPKGKFYFVAPDSYDEKVVRKKWKPEVAAALGDYANAIRGIEEFNAENAHTQLNDTLAAHDMKIGQVMQALRVAVSGVGNGPDLMIMQEILGKEEVASRIETAIEKLNA; encoded by the coding sequence ATAATGGATAAAGTAAGGGTAAGATTTGCTCCAAGCCCAACAGGTCCTCTGCATATTGGTGGGGTTAGGACCGCACTTTTCAACTACCTTTTTGCCAAACACCACGGTGGTGATTTCCTTTTGAGAATTGAGGATACTGACCGTACCCGTTTTGTTCCGGGTGCTGAAGAGTACATCAAAGAATCATTGGAATGGGCTGGTATTTTCACTGATGAGTCTCCTTGGAACCCAGGCGAGTGCGGACCATACCGTCAGTCTGAACGCAAGGACATCTATATGCAGTATGCTCAGCGATTGATTGACGAAGGCAATGCGTACTATGCATTTGACACTTCTGAAGAACTTGAAGAAATGCGTGAGCGCCTTAAGGCTGCCAACGTTGCCAACCAGCAGTACAACTCTATCACAAGAATGCAGATGAAAAACTCTCTGACACTTTCAGAAGAGGAAGTAAAAGAGCGCATCGCATCTGGTGAACCTTATGTAATCCGTCTGAAAGTTCCTCGCAAAGAGGAAATCCGCCTGAACGACATGGTTCGTGGTTGGGTGATGGTACACGCACATACCATTGATGATAAAATCCTGATGAAATCAGATGGTATGCCTACATACCACTTGGCTAACGTGGTAGATGACCACCTTATGAAAATCACACACGTAATCCGTGGTGAGGAGTGGCTTCCTTCAGCACCCCTTCACGTATTGCTATATAGATTCTTAGGCTGGGAAGATACAATGCCTCAATTCGCACACCTTCCGCTTCTCCTGAAGCCTGATGGCAATGGAAAACTGAGCAAGCGTGACGGCGACAGACTGGGCTTCTCTGTATTCCCACTTGAGTGGACTGACCCTACTACAGGAGACAAGTCTTCTGGTTACAAGCAGGATGGCTTCCTTCCAGATGCCTTTATCAACTTCTTGGCATTCCTTGGATGGGCACCTGGTACAACTGAAGAGATTTTCTCTATGGATGAACTGATCGAAAGATTCACCATTGAGCGTGTTGGAAAAGCAGGTACTAAGTTTGACTTCGACAAAGCAAAATGGTACAACCAACAATACCTGAAAGAGAAAGATGACAATGAGTTGGCTCAATACCTATTGGAGGACTTGAAAGCCGAAGGTATTGAATGCTCACAGGAGAAAGCTGCCAAAGTAGCAAACCAACTGAAAGAGCGTGTAACTTTCCCTAATGAATTCTGGCCAAAAGGCAAATTCTACTTTGTAGCTCCTGACAGCTATGATGAAAAAGTAGTCAGAAAGAAGTGGAAACCTGAAGTAGCTGCGGCACTTGGCGACTATGCCAATGCAATCCGTGGTATTGAGGAGTTCAATGCTGAAAATGCACACACGCAACTGAATGACACTTTGGCTGCTCATGATATGAAGATCGGCCAAGTGATGCAAGCACTTCGTGTTGCTGTATCAGGCGTAGGCAATGGCCCTGACCTGATGATTATGCAGGAGATTTTAGGCAAGGAAGAAGTTGCCAGCCGAATTGAAACAGCTATTGAAAAACTGAACGCTTAA
- a CDS encoding MFS transporter, translated as MNYWQLVRKHPHDTIFGLLHYLFSCCGQSFFISLFVPAWITSVNLDNAEFAKLYGMATLGGAVALSVVGPLIDRVRIKTFTLANGVLLAVCCFLLSQSQNWIMLGLSLTGIRLSAQGLMPLTGATAMGRYFEANRGKALSFATLGMSIGELMAPTLIVILLKQYDWSTVWIFISLAIITLFPISIMAFGRKEAKPNIEEKQTNKQNFKDNKAFIKRLRTSPSFLILAFMIVYTPFITAGFLINQNLIVDAMGLDLMWFAAAISSFGTCRIVTTIFTGPLVDRFTAQRIIPFTLLPLVIGMLAVLFSNHAYTLIFFMGMVGVSISFGSVAGSALWAELYGVDKMGTVKSQVSTFMVFLTALAPVLFAYMFEIWFQTTFVLLISIAIILMFASHQVISQKSKLQSI; from the coding sequence ATGAACTACTGGCAACTTGTACGCAAACATCCTCATGATACCATTTTTGGGCTTTTACACTACCTTTTTTCCTGTTGTGGGCAATCGTTCTTCATTAGCCTGTTTGTCCCTGCTTGGATCACTTCAGTAAATCTGGATAATGCTGAATTTGCAAAGTTGTATGGTATGGCAACATTAGGTGGAGCAGTGGCATTGTCTGTTGTAGGCCCTTTAATTGATAGAGTCAGGATCAAGACTTTCACGCTTGCCAATGGAGTCCTTTTGGCTGTATGCTGCTTTTTACTCTCCCAATCTCAAAACTGGATTATGCTGGGGCTTTCCCTTACTGGTATTCGCCTGTCAGCTCAAGGTCTGATGCCACTTACGGGAGCAACAGCCATGGGTAGGTACTTTGAAGCAAACAGAGGCAAAGCACTTTCCTTTGCAACATTAGGTATGTCTATAGGAGAACTGATGGCTCCTACCCTAATTGTCATCTTGCTGAAACAATACGATTGGAGTACAGTATGGATATTTATCTCACTTGCCATTATCACGCTGTTTCCTATTAGCATTATGGCATTTGGCAGAAAAGAAGCCAAGCCAAACATTGAGGAAAAGCAGACCAACAAACAAAACTTCAAGGACAATAAAGCTTTCATCAAAAGACTACGTACCTCACCCAGCTTTTTGATATTGGCATTTATGATTGTCTATACGCCATTTATCACTGCTGGCTTTTTGATTAACCAGAACTTGATTGTTGATGCCATGGGATTAGACCTAATGTGGTTCGCCGCCGCAATCAGTTCATTCGGAACATGCCGAATCGTTACGACCATCTTTACAGGGCCTTTGGTTGACAGGTTTACAGCCCAAAGAATTATCCCTTTCACCTTGCTTCCTCTTGTAATTGGAATGCTGGCTGTATTGTTTTCTAATCATGCTTACACATTGATCTTTTTTATGGGGATGGTTGGTGTCAGTATCAGCTTTGGAAGTGTGGCTGGGAGCGCTCTATGGGCAGAGTTGTATGGTGTAGATAAAATGGGTACAGTCAAAAGCCAAGTCTCAACCTTTATGGTATTCCTCACGGCTTTAGCTCCCGTTCTATTTGCCTACATGTTTGAAATCTGGTTTCAGACTACTTTTGTGCTACTGATTTCAATAGCAATTATCCTGATGTTTGCCTCTCATCAAGTCATCAGCCAAAAAAGTAAATTACAATCCATATAA